One window of the Carnobacterium maltaromaticum DSM 20342 genome contains the following:
- a CDS encoding carbohydrate ABC transporter permease, whose translation MGNFQARQKRQKLIVGLFLAVWGFITFVPFIWMILSSFKTNPEIMQLNPSILPKNFTFDNFIKLFRDMNFAVYLKNTLIITGFSFFGLFLNAMAGYGFAKFKFKGKEKYFMLVLATMMIPGQVTMIPVYLLLNVAGLTNTMAGIILPGLVGAFGIFLFRQFMSTISDEIIEAARLDGASEFYIFTRIILPISKPILAVQGILTFIGGWNSFMWPLIIANDEKFYTLSVGLSLLKGQHGNDYALQMAGSTFMVIPIIIIFMMFQKYILQGFNVSGLK comes from the coding sequence ATGGGAAATTTTCAAGCAAGACAAAAAAGACAAAAATTGATTGTTGGATTGTTCTTAGCGGTTTGGGGCTTCATCACGTTTGTGCCGTTTATTTGGATGATTTTATCTTCCTTTAAAACAAATCCAGAAATTATGCAATTAAATCCAAGTATTTTACCGAAAAATTTTACGTTTGACAATTTTATCAAGTTATTCCGTGATATGAATTTTGCGGTTTATCTAAAAAATACGTTAATTATTACTGGCTTTTCTTTCTTTGGACTTTTTTTAAATGCGATGGCAGGGTATGGTTTTGCTAAGTTTAAATTTAAAGGTAAAGAAAAATATTTTATGCTCGTTTTAGCAACAATGATGATTCCAGGACAAGTAACGATGATACCTGTTTACCTATTACTAAATGTAGCAGGGTTAACTAATACTATGGCTGGGATTATCTTACCTGGTTTAGTCGGTGCTTTCGGGATATTCTTATTCCGTCAATTTATGTCTACCATCTCAGATGAAATTATTGAAGCTGCTCGTTTAGATGGAGCCAGTGAGTTTTATATTTTCACCCGAATTATTTTGCCAATTTCTAAACCAATTCTAGCTGTTCAAGGAATTTTAACCTTTATTGGTGGCTGGAACTCATTTATGTGGCCATTAATTATTGCAAATGATGAAAAATTCTATACCCTATCTGTTGGTTTATCATTATTAAAAGGTCAACACGGCAACGATTATGCCTTACAAATGGCGGGATCAACCTTCATGGTTATTCCAATCATTATTATCTTTATGATGTTCCAAAAGTATATTTTACAAGGCTTTAATGTTTCAGGATTGAAATAA
- a CDS encoding carbohydrate ABC transporter permease: MKAFLNKKIPYLFVGPSLILLALFSLIPIVIALFISFTDINLAGLANWSRISFIGFDNYKNIVSDPIFLKSIFNTAFYVVLGVPLVIVCSLAIALLINFGQNRFFSFMRLVFYTPSITNVVAVAVVWTYLFNPSIGLINHMLAYINIGPIPWLQDPVIAKVSLVILALWRSIGINMIIFLAALQGIPKEYYEAAQLDGASSWNQLRFITVPMLRFSIFFVTITTMIGWLQFFEEPFVMTKGGPLDSTTSVALFIYRNGFQLSKFGYAAAGSFILFLAIIVITLLQFRLQKKDADNQM; the protein is encoded by the coding sequence ATGAAAGCATTCTTGAATAAAAAAATACCTTATTTATTTGTAGGTCCATCATTGATATTATTGGCATTATTTTCATTGATTCCAATTGTAATTGCACTATTTATTAGCTTTACAGATATTAATTTAGCGGGTCTTGCCAACTGGTCTCGAATTAGTTTTATTGGCTTTGATAATTATAAAAACATTGTCAGTGATCCGATTTTTCTGAAATCCATTTTTAATACAGCCTTTTATGTAGTTCTCGGCGTGCCATTAGTGATTGTGTGTTCTTTAGCAATCGCCTTATTAATTAATTTTGGGCAAAACCGATTTTTTTCTTTTATGCGGTTAGTTTTTTACACACCATCAATTACCAACGTAGTAGCAGTGGCAGTTGTATGGACTTATTTATTCAATCCCAGCATTGGATTAATTAACCATATGTTAGCTTACATTAATATTGGCCCTATTCCGTGGTTACAAGATCCAGTTATCGCAAAAGTGTCATTAGTTATCTTGGCTCTATGGCGCTCAATCGGGATTAATATGATTATTTTCCTAGCAGCATTGCAAGGAATTCCGAAAGAATATTATGAAGCTGCTCAGTTAGATGGAGCAAGCTCTTGGAATCAATTACGATTCATAACTGTTCCTATGTTGCGCTTTTCAATCTTTTTCGTAACCATTACAACCATGATTGGTTGGTTGCAATTCTTCGAGGAACCGTTTGTTATGACCAAAGGTGGACCATTAGATAGTACAACCAGTGTTGCACTATTTATTTATCGCAACGGTTTCCAATTAAGCAAATTTGGTTATGCAGCTGCCGGTTCATTTATTCTATTTCTTGCGATTATTGTTATTACACTATTGCAGTTTAGATTACAGAAAAAAGACGCAGATAATCAAATGTAA
- a CDS encoding sugar ABC transporter substrate-binding protein: protein MKMKNKIILLSSIALVSIGLLAGCSSGKEDSKKDSAEKVTFWYMGDGSKEIQPIIDDFEKESGVKVDLQSIPWSASHDKLLTAVASGDGPDVVQMGTTWMAEFVDAGALKDISSYIDSEDTLKSDNFFDGSVTTTKFDDKYYAVPWYTETRALYYRTDLLKEVGYDKAPATWEELQDAATKLAARGKDMYGFGADLAEPTSAFMFARQNGSELFDKSGKPLFDKKPFVEAVDYLDSFIQNGSAPKADLGLDVSQTFGSTGIVPMFISGPWMITAITKDAPDIEGKWATAVLPKKENNMSSTGGANLAMFESSKNEKNGMKLIEFLARPENQLTFFKNSNSLPTSHKAWEDPILAEDEKIAVFGEQLKNSEPMPMMKEWEEISQAYLKVWEQIYANGADTQKEMTEFNKQTETILGK from the coding sequence ATGAAGATGAAGAATAAAATTATTCTTTTAAGTTCTATTGCACTTGTATCAATTGGATTATTAGCTGGTTGTTCCTCAGGTAAAGAAGATAGCAAAAAAGATTCAGCTGAAAAAGTTACTTTTTGGTATATGGGTGATGGTAGTAAAGAAATCCAACCAATTATTGATGACTTTGAAAAAGAAAGCGGTGTAAAAGTTGATCTTCAAAGTATTCCATGGTCTGCTTCACATGATAAATTACTGACAGCAGTAGCTTCTGGCGATGGTCCAGATGTCGTTCAAATGGGAACAACATGGATGGCAGAATTTGTTGATGCAGGTGCCTTAAAAGATATTTCGTCTTACATTGATTCTGAAGATACATTGAAATCAGATAATTTCTTCGATGGTTCAGTTACAACAACAAAATTTGATGATAAATACTATGCAGTTCCTTGGTATACAGAAACCCGTGCATTATACTATCGTACAGATTTATTAAAAGAAGTTGGTTATGATAAAGCACCAGCGACATGGGAAGAGTTACAAGATGCTGCTACAAAATTAGCCGCTCGTGGTAAAGACATGTATGGATTTGGAGCAGATTTAGCTGAACCAACATCTGCATTTATGTTTGCTCGTCAAAACGGTTCTGAGTTATTTGATAAAAGTGGCAAACCATTATTTGATAAGAAACCATTTGTTGAAGCAGTTGATTATTTAGATAGCTTTATTCAAAATGGCAGTGCACCAAAAGCTGATTTAGGTTTAGATGTATCGCAAACATTTGGTAGTACAGGAATTGTGCCGATGTTCATTAGTGGACCATGGATGATTACAGCTATTACAAAAGATGCACCCGATATTGAAGGCAAATGGGCAACAGCAGTGTTACCTAAAAAAGAAAATAATATGTCTAGTACAGGTGGAGCTAACTTAGCCATGTTTGAAAGCAGTAAAAACGAAAAAAATGGCATGAAATTAATTGAGTTTTTAGCTCGTCCAGAAAATCAATTAACGTTCTTCAAAAATTCAAATTCATTACCAACATCACATAAAGCTTGGGAAGATCCAATTTTAGCAGAAGACGAAAAAATTGCTGTCTTCGGAGAACAATTGAAAAATTCTGAACCAATGCCAATGATGAAAGAATGGGAAGAAATTAGCCAAGCTTATTTAAAAGTTTGGGAACAAATTTATGCAAATGGAGCAGACACTCAAAAAGAAATGACAGAATTCAATAAACAAACAGAAACAATTCTAGGTAAATAA
- a CDS encoding cupin domain-containing protein: MTNQDATYWIKQLELEAHPEGGYYKRMFESKELFETTDKRVRHHYSSIYFLLNQASPSHFHRLKSDEIWYYHTGSPLTVHLLHPDGHYEKIKLGLDLANGEVLQAVVPKNVIFGSSIEGNGDFAVVSCMVSPGFDFKDFELFTQAELLLDYPDHQEIIEKLAYEVLPTL, translated from the coding sequence ATGACAAATCAAGATGCGACTTATTGGATTAAACAATTGGAGCTTGAAGCCCATCCAGAAGGTGGATACTACAAGCGAATGTTCGAATCAAAAGAACTATTTGAAACTACAGATAAACGGGTACGCCATCATTATTCTAGTATTTATTTTTTATTAAACCAAGCAAGTCCCTCTCATTTTCATCGTCTTAAATCTGATGAAATTTGGTATTATCACACAGGATCGCCTTTAACTGTTCATTTGTTGCATCCTGATGGGCACTATGAAAAAATTAAACTTGGCCTTGATTTAGCAAACGGAGAAGTTTTACAAGCTGTTGTTCCTAAGAATGTTATTTTCGGCTCAAGTATTGAAGGAAATGGTGATTTTGCAGTAGTTAGTTGTATGGTTTCACCAGGATTCGATTTTAAAGATTTTGAATTATTTACTCAGGCAGAGCTTCTTTTAGATTATCCTGATCATCAAGAGATTATTGAGAAATTGGCTTATGAAGTCCTTCCGACTCTTTAA
- a CDS encoding L-type lectin-domain containing protein, with the protein MKKKQILLASWSIILLVFFLNPTVKASSLPPSSVPITNVFRVPSGANSYTDGNITVVTDGDNYKVGSIFSTETNKIDMTKSFSAEMYVYLGNKTSLAADGMAFVMHADKGITERFQAGKGDQLGVYAKYDSLMTEQIKNSFAIEFDTYYNGSTLDKNVLGNQNKGHVAYSFPGNRSSYGTTTIGKIGYLVHQGLYYPSDYLSNGTWHPFSVDWDPQGKRLTYNFDNASTVSVPMDPISVFGTNSVYWGFTGSTGAQSQESKVAFKKIPGLVNIDSSMKITKDGKDITNTGASAADGNVKVEYETTYNGGKQDLINPVFSLELDDYLSYNKGSLVINGQSVDDIISGGKLTYKLPQNLTNQNNKFIVSFEVSPKVVTSQNVKSKIKYSLNADNYIDNSEVEMSIQKVKLVTNEDFENQSWIIDAINSKLAPKKIGIDLFESDLKDIWVLNSYGKNYPAEHIPASINKLKNLRGLVIGNVQLKGSLPTELGDLSQLRTISIFGNNFEGGIPSSLGNLTNLEALVLVDNQLTGSIPTSLGLLNNLKDIRVNQNKLSGSLPDFPLNMDNISFNDNQITYNSSDIPEFLQNAKIKSYDNTFIQGLELTGNTKIASTSNVIKPFNPLNSGYFNLKVLQGNTTQELYDEHLYTIKNSIDGTVLYKGKRDIQLQIPYYKGILYTVSVDDAEKNPNSVLIISGKVDEFKFEETPKSMSIKAKIGAEAQPVTLDGQLAIFDNRENANWKLSITPSDLKQGTKILQGEYTYTDKGGEIHSIMNGQKYLLEKGKSDSINEVINLSNSWGNKQGLHYKMNKSNYVGEYKGSVNWTLEDAP; encoded by the coding sequence ATGAAAAAAAAGCAGATTTTATTAGCCTCTTGGAGTATTATTTTATTGGTATTTTTTTTAAACCCAACAGTAAAAGCAAGCTCATTGCCCCCAAGCAGTGTACCAATCACAAATGTATTTAGGGTACCTTCCGGAGCGAATAGTTATACTGACGGAAATATAACAGTTGTAACTGATGGTGATAACTATAAAGTCGGTTCTATTTTTTCAACAGAAACGAATAAAATAGATATGACCAAATCATTCTCCGCAGAGATGTATGTTTATTTAGGCAATAAAACTTCTTTGGCAGCAGATGGTATGGCATTTGTTATGCATGCGGATAAAGGAATTACCGAAAGATTTCAAGCAGGTAAAGGTGATCAACTAGGCGTTTATGCTAAGTATGATAGTCTTATGACCGAGCAAATTAAAAATAGTTTTGCTATAGAATTTGATACGTATTACAATGGGTCTACTTTAGACAAGAATGTTCTTGGGAATCAAAATAAGGGTCATGTTGCCTATTCTTTTCCAGGTAATAGGTCTTCATATGGTACTACAACTATTGGGAAAATTGGTTACTTGGTTCATCAGGGACTTTATTATCCAAGTGATTACCTTTCTAATGGTACGTGGCATCCATTTAGTGTAGATTGGGATCCACAAGGTAAGAGATTAACCTACAATTTTGATAATGCATCAACGGTAAGCGTTCCAATGGATCCTATAAGTGTATTTGGAACCAATTCGGTTTATTGGGGATTTACAGGATCAACAGGAGCACAGTCTCAAGAATCAAAAGTTGCTTTTAAAAAAATTCCAGGTTTAGTAAATATTGACTCAAGTATGAAGATTACTAAAGATGGAAAAGATATTACAAATACAGGAGCGTCTGCTGCAGATGGCAATGTTAAAGTAGAGTATGAAACAACTTATAATGGCGGAAAACAAGATCTTATAAATCCAGTTTTTAGTTTAGAATTAGACGATTATTTATCGTACAATAAAGGATCTTTAGTTATAAATGGTCAATCAGTAGATGATATCATTTCAGGAGGCAAATTAACTTATAAATTACCGCAAAATCTAACAAATCAAAATAATAAATTTATTGTTTCTTTTGAAGTAAGTCCAAAAGTTGTGACCAGTCAAAATGTGAAATCTAAAATTAAGTATTCACTAAATGCTGATAACTATATTGACAATAGTGAAGTGGAAATGTCGATTCAGAAGGTCAAGCTTGTAACGAATGAAGATTTTGAAAACCAATCATGGATAATTGATGCAATCAATAGTAAATTAGCTCCTAAAAAAATTGGAATAGATCTGTTTGAATCTGATTTAAAAGATATATGGGTATTAAATTCTTACGGAAAAAATTATCCAGCAGAGCATATTCCAGCTTCAATTAATAAATTAAAAAATTTAAGAGGCCTTGTTATCGGAAATGTGCAGTTGAAAGGCAGCTTACCAACAGAGTTAGGAGATTTATCCCAACTACGGACGATAAGCATTTTCGGGAACAATTTTGAAGGAGGTATTCCATCCTCATTAGGCAATTTAACTAATTTAGAGGCATTAGTACTTGTTGATAATCAGTTAACTGGATCGATACCTACAAGTCTTGGATTACTAAATAACTTAAAAGACATTAGGGTAAATCAAAATAAATTAAGCGGAAGCTTACCTGATTTTCCTTTGAATATGGATAATATTAGTTTTAATGATAACCAAATAACATATAATTCATCAGATATTCCTGAGTTTTTACAAAATGCAAAAATTAAGTCTTATGATAATACTTTTATTCAGGGGTTGGAATTAACTGGTAATACGAAAATAGCGAGTACTAGCAACGTGATAAAACCATTTAATCCATTGAATAGTGGATATTTCAATTTAAAGGTTCTTCAAGGAAATACAACTCAAGAACTTTATGATGAACATCTATATACAATTAAAAATAGTATTGATGGAACAGTTCTATACAAAGGTAAGAGAGACATACAATTACAGATTCCTTACTACAAAGGAATTTTATATACGGTCAGTGTAGACGATGCCGAAAAAAATCCAAACAGTGTGTTGATTATTTCGGGCAAAGTAGATGAATTTAAATTTGAAGAAACGCCAAAATCAATGTCAATTAAAGCTAAAATAGGTGCTGAAGCACAACCTGTTACACTAGACGGTCAATTGGCCATCTTTGATAATAGAGAAAATGCCAATTGGAAATTGAGCATCACACCTAGTGACTTAAAGCAAGGTACTAAAATTTTACAAGGTGAATATACCTATACAGATAAAGGTGGAGAAATACATTCAATTATGAATGGGCAGAAATATTTACTTGAAAAAGGAAAAAGCGATAGTATAAATGAAGTTATCAATCTATCAAATTCTTGGGGAAACAAACAAGGATTACATTATAAGATGAATAAATCCAATTATGTGGGTGAGTATAAAGGCAGCGTGAACTGGACCTTAGAAGACGCTCCATAA
- the purR gene encoding pur operon repressor yields MKVKRSERLIDMTRYLLERPHKLVSLTYFANRFDSAKSSISEDLTIVKKTFKERGTGTLETVPGAAGGVKFIPEIAKTEADEFVNEMCIRLSEPDRLLPGGYVYLSDLLGEPSILRQVGKIIATQYLDQKIDAVMTVATKGVPIAQAVSSYLNVPFVIVRRDSKITEGSTVSINYVSGSSERVEKMELSKRSLKRGSRVLIVDDFMKGGGTVNGMKSLIEEFEAELVGITVFAESTFSGNRMIDDYSSLLCVDEVDIRDKTIHVSPGNYYKTK; encoded by the coding sequence TTGAAGGTAAAAAGAAGTGAGCGTCTAATCGACATGACTCGTTATTTATTAGAAAGACCCCATAAATTAGTTTCTTTGACATACTTTGCGAATCGCTTTGATTCAGCAAAATCTTCTATCAGTGAAGATTTAACAATTGTCAAAAAAACATTTAAAGAGCGTGGTACGGGGACCTTAGAGACTGTTCCTGGAGCGGCAGGCGGAGTTAAATTTATTCCTGAAATTGCTAAAACAGAAGCAGATGAATTCGTCAATGAAATGTGTATCCGTCTATCAGAACCAGATCGTTTATTACCAGGAGGCTACGTCTACCTATCAGATTTATTGGGTGAGCCTAGTATCTTGCGTCAAGTTGGTAAAATTATTGCGACCCAATATTTGGATCAAAAAATTGATGCGGTGATGACTGTTGCTACAAAAGGTGTGCCAATTGCCCAAGCCGTTTCTAGTTACTTAAATGTGCCTTTTGTTATTGTTCGTCGTGATTCAAAAATCACAGAAGGTTCAACTGTTAGCATTAATTATGTTTCTGGGTCTTCTGAGCGTGTTGAGAAAATGGAACTATCAAAACGTAGCTTAAAACGTGGTTCTCGTGTCTTAATCGTGGATGATTTCATGAAAGGTGGCGGAACTGTTAACGGAATGAAGAGCCTGATTGAAGAATTTGAAGCTGAATTAGTCGGTATTACTGTTTTTGCAGAGTCAACTTTTAGTGGCAATCGGATGATCGATGATTACTCTTCTTTACTTTGCGTTGACGAAGTTGATATCCGTGATAAAACGATTCATGTTAGTCCAGGGAATTACTATAAAACAAAATAG
- a CDS encoding metal ABC transporter permease, which yields MEMFRHEFMQHAFQASFLIAVIAPLLGLFLVLRRQSLMADTLSHISLAGVALGMFVNINPTVTTLIVVVIAAVAIEYVRSLYKTYSEVSIAVLMSAGLSIALVLMSLDQGSGTASVQQYLFGSIVTISREQVYLLAVLFAIVVTLFFLFRKPMYVLTFDEDTAFTAGLPTRLMSLLFNVITGVTIAVIMPIAGALLVSAIMILPAAIAMRLSKSFNWVMLMGVVVGLIGMFGGLTTSYEFGTPPGATITLIFIVIFIFSGVIGKLIAKFKKKNTSN from the coding sequence ATGGAGATGTTTCGCCATGAATTCATGCAACATGCCTTCCAAGCCTCATTCTTAATTGCTGTTATTGCGCCTTTATTGGGACTCTTTTTAGTTTTAAGAAGACAGTCGCTAATGGCAGATACCTTATCGCATATTTCATTAGCTGGGGTAGCGCTAGGTATGTTTGTTAATATTAATCCAACAGTGACAACTTTGATTGTTGTTGTCATTGCAGCAGTTGCGATTGAATATGTTCGTAGTCTATACAAAACGTATTCAGAAGTGTCTATTGCTGTCCTAATGTCAGCAGGTTTATCGATTGCGTTAGTGTTGATGAGTTTAGACCAAGGAAGTGGAACGGCAAGTGTTCAGCAGTATTTATTTGGATCAATTGTAACAATTAGTCGTGAACAAGTTTATTTGTTAGCTGTATTGTTTGCAATTGTTGTGACGCTCTTTTTCTTATTTAGAAAACCAATGTATGTTCTAACATTTGATGAAGATACAGCCTTCACAGCAGGTTTGCCAACTCGTTTAATGTCACTATTATTTAATGTTATTACAGGAGTAACAATTGCTGTGATTATGCCAATTGCTGGTGCTTTATTAGTTTCTGCAATTATGATTTTGCCAGCTGCTATCGCGATGCGACTATCAAAAAGTTTTAACTGGGTTATGTTGATGGGTGTAGTTGTAGGTTTAATTGGTATGTTTGGTGGACTAACCACTTCTTATGAATTTGGAACACCACCTGGGGCTACGATTACACTGATATTTATTGTTATTTTTATTTTCAGTGGTGTGATTGGAAAATTAATAGCGAAGTTTAAGAAAAAAAATACTTCAAACTAA
- a CDS encoding metal ABC transporter ATP-binding protein, whose protein sequence is MHYIEVKDLTFYYEQEPVLENISFHVDPGEFVMLTGENGAAKSTLLRNVLGLLKPAKGTATISPVNVNGEKLSIGYIPQQIASFNAGFPSTVLELVRSGRYQQGRWFKRLTPEDHEHVRRALLSVGMWEMRDRKVGELSGGQKQRICLARIFATDPDLFVLDEPTTGMDIEARADFYKLLRHNSEVHGKGILMVTHDHDDIKDYADRHIQLVRKEDSPWRCFAMNSCNMPSKPHS, encoded by the coding sequence GTGCATTATATAGAAGTAAAAGACTTAACTTTTTATTATGAACAAGAGCCCGTGCTAGAAAATATTTCTTTTCATGTAGATCCTGGTGAATTTGTGATGTTAACGGGTGAAAATGGAGCGGCAAAATCAACCTTATTACGAAATGTTTTAGGTTTATTAAAGCCAGCTAAGGGAACAGCTACGATTTCTCCAGTTAATGTGAATGGAGAAAAATTAAGTATTGGTTATATTCCCCAACAAATAGCCTCTTTTAATGCAGGTTTTCCAAGTACTGTTTTGGAATTGGTTCGTTCAGGACGTTACCAACAAGGCCGCTGGTTTAAACGCCTAACCCCTGAGGATCATGAACATGTGCGACGAGCTTTGTTATCAGTAGGTATGTGGGAAATGCGTGATAGAAAAGTGGGAGAATTATCTGGTGGTCAAAAGCAACGTATTTGTTTAGCGCGCATTTTTGCGACAGATCCTGATTTATTTGTACTAGATGAACCAACAACAGGAATGGATATTGAAGCCAGAGCAGATTTTTACAAATTATTGCGTCATAATAGTGAAGTTCATGGAAAAGGAATTCTGATGGTAACCCATGACCACGACGATATTAAAGACTATGCTGATCGTCATATTCAGTTAGTGCGAAAGGAGGATTCGCCATGGAGATGTTTCGCCATGAATTCATGCAACATGCCTTCCAAGCCTCATTCTTAA
- a CDS encoding metal ABC transporter substrate-binding protein — MKSLKKGSLLIASLAILFIMVGCGNQEATKDSTKLQIVTSFYPMYDFTQNVAGDNAEVSVLMKAGTEPHDYEPSAKDIAKIADSDVFVYNSKEMETWVSSVLTNIDTKKTVVVDASQGIDLLEGNHSDDETEAEHEGHSHAHDPHIWLDPVLAQKQVDTIKEGIIKADTKNKETYEKNALAYKEKLAALNEKFEMGLKNAENRTFVTQHAAFAYLANRYDLEQVAIAGLSPDQEPSPAKLAELNDFIKENNIKIIYFAETASPKIAKTVANETGAKLEVLSPIEGITQEEQEKGVDYIKVMEKNLEALEKAIK; from the coding sequence ATGAAATCTTTAAAAAAAGGCAGTTTACTCATTGCGAGTTTAGCCATTCTATTTATAATGGTTGGTTGTGGAAATCAGGAAGCAACTAAAGATAGCACTAAATTACAAATTGTTACAAGTTTTTACCCAATGTATGATTTTACTCAGAATGTAGCTGGTGATAATGCTGAAGTGTCGGTCTTAATGAAGGCTGGTACTGAGCCACATGACTATGAACCGAGTGCAAAAGATATTGCCAAAATTGCAGATTCTGATGTTTTTGTTTACAATAGTAAAGAAATGGAAACTTGGGTCAGCAGTGTGTTAACGAATATTGATACGAAAAAAACTGTAGTCGTGGATGCTAGTCAAGGAATTGATCTTTTAGAGGGAAATCACAGTGATGATGAAACAGAAGCTGAACATGAAGGACATTCTCATGCCCATGATCCACATATTTGGCTAGATCCTGTCTTAGCACAAAAACAAGTTGATACAATCAAAGAGGGTATCATCAAAGCCGATACAAAAAATAAAGAAACCTATGAAAAAAATGCTTTAGCCTATAAAGAAAAATTAGCTGCTTTAAATGAAAAATTTGAAATGGGCTTGAAAAATGCTGAAAATAGAACTTTTGTCACTCAACATGCAGCATTTGCTTATTTGGCTAATCGATACGATTTAGAACAAGTAGCAATAGCAGGCTTATCACCAGATCAAGAGCCTAGCCCAGCTAAATTAGCTGAATTAAACGATTTTATTAAAGAAAACAATATTAAAATTATTTATTTTGCTGAAACGGCATCGCCAAAAATTGCTAAAACCGTAGCCAATGAAACAGGAGCCAAGCTAGAAGTATTAAGCCCGATTGAAGGTATCACGCAAGAAGAGCAGGAAAAAGGTGTGGATTACATCAAGGTAATGGAAAAAAACTTAGAAGCTTTAGAAAAAGCGATTAAATAG
- a CDS encoding amino acid ABC transporter ATP-binding protein yields MEKVIEVQHLMKSFGNHEVLKDIDFTVNKGEVVCVIGSSGSGKSTLLRCINLLEKLSGGDILYKGKNIMQDTHDINEYRKHLGMVFQQFNLFNNHNVLNNCMVGQIKVLKRTKEQAETVARKNLQLVGMEEYINAKPSQLSGGQKQRVAIARALSMDPDVLLFDEPTSALDPEMVGEVLKVMKELAGLGLTMLVVTHEMDFAKDVADRVVFMDKGVIVEEGPPAEIFNHPKEERTKEFLKRTLN; encoded by the coding sequence ATGGAAAAAGTAATAGAAGTACAACATTTAATGAAATCCTTTGGGAATCACGAAGTCTTAAAGGATATTGATTTTACAGTCAACAAAGGGGAAGTTGTATGTGTGATTGGATCATCTGGTTCAGGCAAATCAACCTTGCTACGTTGCATAAACTTACTAGAAAAACTAAGCGGCGGAGACATACTTTATAAAGGGAAAAATATCATGCAAGACACCCATGATATCAACGAATACCGTAAACATTTAGGGATGGTCTTCCAACAATTTAATTTATTTAACAACCATAATGTGCTGAACAACTGTATGGTCGGACAAATAAAAGTACTGAAACGGACCAAAGAACAAGCTGAAACCGTCGCTCGTAAAAATCTACAACTTGTAGGAATGGAAGAATACATCAACGCAAAACCTAGTCAACTTTCAGGTGGTCAAAAGCAGCGTGTTGCGATTGCTAGAGCTTTATCCATGGATCCAGACGTTTTACTTTTTGATGAACCAACGTCTGCTTTGGATCCAGAAATGGTTGGAGAAGTACTTAAAGTCATGAAAGAGCTAGCAGGATTAGGATTAACAATGTTAGTTGTAACCCATGAAATGGATTTTGCTAAAGATGTAGCCGATCGCGTAGTTTTTATGGATAAAGGCGTGATTGTTGAAGAAGGTCCACCAGCAGAAATTTTTAATCATCCAAAAGAAGAACGTACAAAAGAATTTTTAAAACGGACACTAAATTAA